From a single Apium graveolens cultivar Ventura chromosome 2, ASM990537v1, whole genome shotgun sequence genomic region:
- the LOC141708770 gene encoding uncharacterized protein LOC141708770 isoform X2, whose product MSDQTFANVTNLDHCTKYLNQTLVTFGFPASLDLFATDPVSIARTCNCMYSLLQQRQRDIEFRESANEQRQRLMSDISRFEAKIERLEAQLSAKDREIATITRTEAKAAADFKAHIHKLQQERDEFQRMVIGNQQARTQQIHEMKKKEKEYVKLQERLNQVVMEKKKESKSGMEIMNLLQKEGRQRGTWNGKKADNDFYKKIVDAYESKNQELVAENADLRALLRSMQGDMRDFLNAPNGSSKQSLPVNERLDSDSSHSPLGGKTDVFDLPFHMGRDQIEDSLRAKIAFIKERMVELQDAQKEADVTSEATERELELEAQLVEARSIIQEQASIMSKHAKSERPRRLSGLLESERDTIISSPAEL is encoded by the exons ATGAG TGACCAAACATTTGCAAATGTTACCAACTTGGATCACTGCACCAAGTACTTGAATCAAACGCTCGTTACTTTCGGCTTCCCGGCTTCTCTCGATCTTTTCGCAACTGATCCG GTTTCGATTGCGCGTACTTGTAATTGTATGTACTCACTGTTGCAGCAGAGACAGCGCGATATTGAGTTTAGAGAGTCTGCTAATGAGCAGAGACAACG ACTTATGTCAGACATATCAAGATTTGAGGCTAAAATAGAGAGGCTGGAAGCGCAGTTATCTGCTAAGGATAGAGAGATAGCAACTATTACTAGAACG GAAGCTAAAGCTGCAGCAGATTTTAAGGCCCATATTCATAAGTTGCAACAAGAGAGAGACGAATTTCAGAGGATGGTCATTGGTAATCAG CAAGCGAGAACTCAACAAATTCATGAAATGAAGAAGAAGGAGAAAGAGTACGTGAAGCTGCAG GAGAGGTTGAACCAAGTAGTAATGgagaaaaagaaggaatctaaaTCAGGCATGGAAATAATGAATCTACTTCAG AAAGAAGGGCGGCAACGTGGGACGTGGAATGGAAAGAAGGCTGACAATGACTTCTATAAGAAAATT GTGGATGCTTATGAGTCAAAAAATCAAGAGTTAGTTGCTGAGAACGCTGATTTGAGGGCATTGTTACGGTCAATGCAG GGGGACATGCGTGACTTTCTAAATGCTCCAAATGGCTCATCCAAGCAATCTTTGCCTGTCAATGAGAGGCTAGACTCAGATTCATCACATTCACCATTGGGAGGGAAAACG GATGTTTTTGACCTGCCTTTTCACATGGGAAGAGATCAAATAGAAGATAGTCTTCGTGCTAAGATTGCCTTCATAAAG GAACGCATGGTTGAACTACAAGATGCACAAAAAGAAGCCGATGTCACCTCTGAAGCCACTGAAAGAGAGCTTGAGCTGGAAGCACAACTTGTCGAGGCCAGGAGCATTATTCAGGAACAG GCATCCATCATGTCTAAACATGCCAAGTCTGAGAGGCCAAG AAGGCTAAGTGGGCTTCTTGAGTCGGAAAGGGATACAATCATTTCATCACCTGCCGAGTTATA
- the LOC141708770 gene encoding uncharacterized protein LOC141708770 isoform X1: MSDQTFANVTNLDHCTKYLNQTLVTFGFPASLDLFATDPVSIARTCNCMYSLLQQRQRDIEFRESANEQRQRLMSDISRFEAKIERLEAQLSAKDREIATITRTEAKAAADFKAHIHKLQQERDEFQRMVIGNQQARTQQIHEMKKKEKEYVKLQERLNQVVMEKKKESKSGMEIMNLLQKEGRQRGTWNGKKADNDFYKKIVDAYESKNQELVAENADLRALLRSMQGDMRDFLNAPNGSSKQSLPVNERLDSDSSHSPLGGKTDVFDLPFHMGRDQIEDSLRAKIAFIKERMVELQDAQKEADVTSEATERELELEAQLVEARSIIQEQASIMSKHAKSERPRRLSGLLESERDTIISSPAEGMK, from the exons ATGAG TGACCAAACATTTGCAAATGTTACCAACTTGGATCACTGCACCAAGTACTTGAATCAAACGCTCGTTACTTTCGGCTTCCCGGCTTCTCTCGATCTTTTCGCAACTGATCCG GTTTCGATTGCGCGTACTTGTAATTGTATGTACTCACTGTTGCAGCAGAGACAGCGCGATATTGAGTTTAGAGAGTCTGCTAATGAGCAGAGACAACG ACTTATGTCAGACATATCAAGATTTGAGGCTAAAATAGAGAGGCTGGAAGCGCAGTTATCTGCTAAGGATAGAGAGATAGCAACTATTACTAGAACG GAAGCTAAAGCTGCAGCAGATTTTAAGGCCCATATTCATAAGTTGCAACAAGAGAGAGACGAATTTCAGAGGATGGTCATTGGTAATCAG CAAGCGAGAACTCAACAAATTCATGAAATGAAGAAGAAGGAGAAAGAGTACGTGAAGCTGCAG GAGAGGTTGAACCAAGTAGTAATGgagaaaaagaaggaatctaaaTCAGGCATGGAAATAATGAATCTACTTCAG AAAGAAGGGCGGCAACGTGGGACGTGGAATGGAAAGAAGGCTGACAATGACTTCTATAAGAAAATT GTGGATGCTTATGAGTCAAAAAATCAAGAGTTAGTTGCTGAGAACGCTGATTTGAGGGCATTGTTACGGTCAATGCAG GGGGACATGCGTGACTTTCTAAATGCTCCAAATGGCTCATCCAAGCAATCTTTGCCTGTCAATGAGAGGCTAGACTCAGATTCATCACATTCACCATTGGGAGGGAAAACG GATGTTTTTGACCTGCCTTTTCACATGGGAAGAGATCAAATAGAAGATAGTCTTCGTGCTAAGATTGCCTTCATAAAG GAACGCATGGTTGAACTACAAGATGCACAAAAAGAAGCCGATGTCACCTCTGAAGCCACTGAAAGAGAGCTTGAGCTGGAAGCACAACTTGTCGAGGCCAGGAGCATTATTCAGGAACAG GCATCCATCATGTCTAAACATGCCAAGTCTGAGAGGCCAAG AAGGCTAAGTGGGCTTCTTGAGTCGGAAAGGGATACAATCATTTCATCACCTGCCG